Proteins encoded within one genomic window of Halocatena marina:
- a CDS encoding peptidylprolyl isomerase, with translation MIEEGAVAVIHFVGRLAGDDAGAVFDTSDVDVALEEGIYHNNRDYAPLEIQIGDESTFPEIEAAVQTMNEGETKTVRLDPEEAFGTHHEDRIVEVPRADLEAQSETTATEGDLVGSDLTDGIDDACTGWITDVTADTVEIDFNHELAGEPVEFEIRLLSVND, from the coding sequence ATGATCGAAGAGGGAGCCGTTGCAGTCATCCACTTCGTCGGTCGACTGGCGGGCGACGATGCTGGTGCAGTGTTCGATACGAGCGATGTCGATGTTGCGCTCGAAGAAGGAATATATCACAACAACCGTGACTACGCGCCGCTCGAAATTCAGATTGGTGACGAATCAACATTTCCGGAAATCGAAGCAGCTGTCCAGACGATGAACGAGGGAGAAACGAAGACCGTTCGGCTCGATCCCGAAGAGGCGTTCGGGACTCACCACGAGGATCGCATCGTCGAGGTACCGCGTGCCGATCTTGAGGCACAGAGCGAGACGACAGCCACGGAGGGAGACCTCGTCGGAAGCGACCTTACCGACGGAATCGACGATGCGTGTACCGGTTGGATCACTGATGTGACCGCCGATACCGTCGAAATCGACTTCAACCACGAACTGGCGGGCGAACCAGTCGAATTCGAGATCCGATTGCTAAGCGTAAACGACTGA
- a CDS encoding GNAT family N-acetyltransferase: MAFSGLLWIGAVLVAGPIATVVLFTASRIPGGVYNVSVVTIFQTSVSDDRLGRVWSTVASATSLAVPSGLLLGGVAGEWIGSRLVMFAGGVGSLLMAAYWFLIPPLPDLDHRSKSYLVSLVIHTWRTECSYSLMVNFIGMLLHNMNLRSATVADIPRIQTIAERSWERNYDVLTRETARETAMEWYNEEKLRTDIERDDARIQVAEADESGIIGFSHSVWGDEETVTGTVLRLYVDPNHRNRGVGSKLLEATRAVLKEHNLEWVEAMVLAANEPGNDFYRSAGFKRIEVAETTIGDDSYSEYVYRDKTE; this comes from the coding sequence ATAGCATTCTCTGGTCTGCTGTGGATTGGGGCTGTGCTTGTTGCTGGACCTATTGCTACGGTTGTGTTGTTCACTGCGTCTCGAATTCCCGGGGGCGTATACAACGTTTCAGTCGTCACAATCTTTCAAACGAGCGTTTCCGACGACCGTCTCGGACGAGTGTGGTCAACCGTTGCCAGCGCAACAAGTCTCGCTGTTCCATCCGGTCTGTTGCTCGGTGGCGTTGCTGGAGAATGGATCGGGAGTCGATTAGTCATGTTCGCTGGCGGTGTCGGCTCGCTCTTGATGGCTGCCTACTGGTTCCTGATTCCGCCGCTTCCCGATTTGGACCACCGATCGAAGTCATATCTAGTCAGTTTGGTGATCCACACGTGGCGAACTGAATGTTCATATTCACTAATGGTTAACTTCATTGGCATGCTATTACATAACATGAATCTTCGATCGGCAACTGTGGCAGACATTCCACGGATTCAGACGATCGCTGAGCGCTCGTGGGAGCGTAACTACGACGTTCTGACGCGTGAAACAGCGCGCGAGACCGCAATGGAGTGGTACAACGAAGAAAAACTGCGGACAGACATCGAGCGTGACGACGCACGCATACAGGTGGCTGAAGCTGATGAAAGCGGTATTATCGGCTTTTCACACAGCGTATGGGGTGATGAAGAAACTGTGACTGGAACGGTCCTCCGTCTCTACGTCGATCCGAATCATCGGAACCGGGGCGTTGGCTCCAAACTGCTCGAAGCGACCCGTGCCGTGCTCAAAGAACACAATCTCGAATGGGTCGAGGCAATGGTACTTGCTGCGAACGAGCCCGGAAATGATTTTTATCGTTCCGCAGGTTTCAAGCGGATTGAGGTCGCCGAAACGACTATCGGAGACGATTCGTACTCGGAGTATGTTTACCGGGATAAGACTGAATAA
- the paaD gene encoding 1,2-phenylacetyl-CoA epoxidase subunit PaaD — MMPDHESDEPEYCAYTEYDRGKSVAELPNTGENASGLERDVWNALFEVEDPEMPISVVDLGLIYGVDIDDDYATVEMTLTYTGCPARKMLLSDVRKAATSVDGIEESDVRLVWSPEWSVEFVTDAGKNDLREFGVSI, encoded by the coding sequence ATGATGCCCGATCACGAAAGCGACGAGCCCGAGTACTGTGCGTACACAGAGTACGATCGCGGCAAGAGCGTCGCCGAGCTTCCGAACACCGGCGAGAACGCGAGTGGTCTCGAACGGGACGTTTGGAACGCGCTCTTCGAAGTCGAGGATCCGGAGATGCCCATTAGTGTCGTCGATCTAGGATTGATTTATGGGGTCGACATCGATGACGACTATGCGACGGTCGAGATGACGCTCACGTACACCGGCTGTCCAGCGCGGAAGATGCTTCTCTCGGATGTGCGAAAGGCAGCCACGAGCGTTGATGGAATCGAAGAAAGCGACGTTCGGCTCGTCTGGAGCCCCGAATGGTCGGTCGAGTTCGTCACAGATGCGGGAAAGAACGATCTCCGCGAATTCGGGGTGAGCATCTGA
- the thsA gene encoding thermosome subunit alpha — MGNQPLIVLSEESQRTSGRDAQSMNVTAGKAVAESVRTTLGPKGMDKMLVDSTGNVVVTNDGVTILDEMDIEHPAANMIVEVAQTQEDEVGDGTTTAVVIAGELLAKAEDLLEQDIHATILAQGYRQAATKAKEILEDMAIDVSEDDTEILEQIAATAMTGKGAESARDLLSELVVDSVRSVSDEDGIDTDNVKVEKVVGGSIDESELIEGVIIDKERVHDNMPYFSEDADVALIDTAIEVQETEIDAEVNVTDPDQLQQFLDQEEAQLREMVETLEDVGADVVFCQKGIDDMAQHYLAQEGIIAVRRAKKSDMKRLARATGGRIVSNIDDVTEDDLGFAGSVAEKDIGGDNRIFVEDVDEAKSVTLILRGGTEHVVDEVERAIEDSLGVVRVTLADGKVLPGGGAPETELALGLRDYADSVGGREQLAVEAFADAIDVIPRTLAENAGHDSIDVLVDLRSRHDGGEKSDGLDAYTGEVVNMESDGVVEPLRVKTQAVESATEAAVMILRIDDVIAAGDLKGGGSDDDDDDAPAGGPGAGGMGGMGGMGGMGGMGGAM, encoded by the coding sequence ATGGGTAATCAGCCCCTCATCGTTCTGTCCGAGGAAAGCCAGCGCACCTCGGGACGCGACGCACAGTCGATGAACGTCACCGCCGGAAAGGCGGTCGCCGAATCCGTACGCACGACGCTCGGTCCGAAAGGGATGGACAAAATGCTCGTCGATTCGACGGGCAACGTCGTTGTCACGAACGACGGTGTCACCATTCTGGATGAGATGGATATCGAGCACCCTGCCGCAAACATGATCGTCGAGGTCGCCCAGACCCAAGAGGACGAGGTCGGCGACGGTACGACGACAGCAGTCGTCATTGCAGGCGAACTCCTCGCAAAGGCCGAGGATCTGCTCGAACAGGATATCCACGCTACAATTCTGGCGCAAGGATACCGTCAGGCAGCCACGAAGGCAAAGGAGATCCTCGAGGACATGGCCATCGACGTCTCCGAGGACGACACGGAGATTCTCGAACAGATCGCCGCCACCGCAATGACCGGCAAAGGTGCCGAGTCGGCGAGAGATCTCCTCTCTGAACTCGTCGTCGACTCCGTGCGCTCGGTCAGCGACGAGGACGGGATCGATACGGACAACGTGAAAGTCGAGAAGGTCGTTGGCGGTTCTATCGATGAGTCCGAACTCATCGAGGGCGTCATCATCGACAAAGAGCGCGTCCACGACAACATGCCGTACTTCAGCGAGGACGCTGACGTCGCACTCATCGACACCGCGATCGAGGTTCAAGAGACCGAGATCGACGCTGAGGTCAACGTCACTGACCCAGACCAGCTCCAGCAGTTCCTCGACCAAGAGGAAGCACAGCTTCGTGAGATGGTCGAGACGCTCGAAGATGTCGGTGCCGATGTCGTCTTCTGTCAGAAAGGCATCGACGACATGGCCCAGCACTACCTCGCTCAGGAAGGCATCATCGCCGTCCGCCGAGCGAAGAAGTCCGACATGAAGCGGCTCGCACGCGCAACCGGTGGCCGCATTGTCTCGAACATCGACGACGTCACCGAGGACGATCTCGGATTCGCTGGAAGCGTCGCCGAGAAGGACATCGGCGGTGACAACCGCATCTTCGTCGAGGATGTCGATGAGGCAAAGTCCGTCACGCTCATTCTGCGCGGCGGTACCGAACACGTCGTTGACGAGGTCGAGCGCGCTATCGAAGACTCGCTCGGTGTCGTCCGCGTTACGCTCGCCGATGGGAAAGTTCTCCCCGGTGGCGGTGCCCCCGAAACGGAACTTGCTCTCGGACTCCGAGACTACGCTGACAGCGTCGGAGGCCGCGAGCAGCTCGCAGTCGAAGCGTTCGCAGACGCCATCGACGTCATCCCCCGCACCCTCGCAGAGAACGCGGGTCACGACTCGATCGACGTACTCGTCGACCTTCGCAGTCGCCACGACGGCGGCGAAAAGTCCGACGGACTGGACGCATACACCGGCGAAGTCGTCAACATGGAGTCTGACGGCGTCGTCGAACCGCTACGCGTGAAGACGCAGGCTGTCGAGAGCGCAACGGAGGCCGCTGTCATGATCCTCCGCATCGACGATGTCATCGCTGCTGGTGACCTCAAGGGTGGCGGCAGCGACGACGACGATGACGATGCACCTGCTGGCGGTCCCGGTGCTGGCGGCATGGGCGGCATGGGCGGCATGGGCGGCATGGGCGGTATGGGCGGCGCGATGTAA
- the paaB gene encoding 1,2-phenylacetyl-CoA epoxidase subunit PaaB yields MIWEVFRQEAPGKYHTHCGNVHAPDREMALLFAQVQHGRRKPTNSLWVVPKEEIGEVDAEEAEFGGTTDKSYRWVSAYNVDVDFAAEIAESDREQREAERGES; encoded by the coding sequence ATGATTTGGGAAGTCTTTAGACAGGAAGCTCCAGGGAAGTACCACACCCATTGTGGAAACGTCCACGCGCCCGACCGCGAGATGGCACTCCTGTTCGCACAGGTGCAACACGGACGTCGAAAACCAACCAACAGCCTCTGGGTCGTCCCGAAAGAGGAGATCGGAGAAGTTGATGCCGAGGAGGCCGAATTCGGCGGAACGACCGATAAGTCATACCGGTGGGTGTCGGCGTACAACGTCGATGTCGATTTCGCGGCCGAAATCGCCGAGTCCGACCGCGAACAGCGCGAAGCAGAGCGAGGTGAGAGCTGA
- the paaE gene encoding 1,2-phenylacetyl-CoA epoxidase subunit PaaE — MRRRFDTSSDAALDPSVDTDGTSEGVRCPYCDGTKTEREHPKGPSLCRSMHFCHECKEPFEAIG, encoded by the coding sequence ATGAGACGCCGATTTGATACCAGTTCGGATGCCGCACTCGACCCGAGCGTCGACACAGATGGAACGAGCGAGGGTGTGCGCTGTCCCTACTGCGACGGGACGAAGACAGAACGCGAACACCCAAAGGGTCCATCGCTCTGTCGCTCGATGCATTTTTGCCATGAATGTAAAGAGCCGTTCGAAGCGATCGGATAG
- a CDS encoding ArsR family transcriptional regulator, protein MAGRNEDLTDALAVLGNEIWMSILRELADADGVLSFTELRERVDIRDSGKFNDHLKKLCEYFVREADGGYELGHAGTRIIAVGYEDSEIATDERCLCGEDECGKLFHVHLTPWST, encoded by the coding sequence ATGGCTGGTCGTAACGAGGATCTGACCGATGCCCTCGCGGTGCTCGGCAACGAGATCTGGATGTCGATCCTTCGAGAGCTTGCGGATGCCGATGGAGTGCTCTCGTTTACGGAGCTCAGAGAGCGAGTTGATATTCGTGACTCTGGAAAGTTCAACGATCATCTGAAAAAGCTCTGTGAATATTTCGTTCGTGAAGCAGATGGCGGTTACGAGTTGGGACACGCTGGAACGCGCATTATCGCTGTCGGGTACGAGGATTCAGAGATAGCGACCGATGAGCGCTGTCTGTGTGGGGAGGATGAGTGCGGGAAGCTCTTTCACGTTCATTTGACGCCGTGGAGTACGTGA
- a CDS encoding helix-turn-helix domain-containing protein has translation MISECLIVEFAVTGDDCPLAEATRTVETTIDAQPPQLRSDGNALLQFSAPDERLAQVFDSDERIRYLHRARLDERANYRCLSKHPCVVHELVSVGLLVESLSYRDGNATVTGAVVGHDVLDGVMSRAGETVGVTLRRVYPLGEEEQGTVAQGWDLTPKQEEALRVAIDLGYFEIPRMADAATVASELNLSKSAFLERLRRAERAVIPQLFS, from the coding sequence ATGATTTCGGAGTGTCTCATCGTCGAGTTCGCGGTGACTGGTGACGACTGCCCGCTGGCTGAGGCAACTCGAACAGTAGAGACGACGATCGACGCACAACCGCCACAGCTACGCTCCGATGGAAATGCACTCCTGCAGTTCAGCGCACCCGACGAGCGACTTGCTCAGGTCTTCGACAGTGACGAACGGATCCGGTATCTCCACCGCGCTCGGCTCGACGAACGAGCGAACTACCGCTGTCTCTCGAAGCATCCGTGTGTCGTCCACGAACTCGTGAGTGTTGGACTCCTCGTCGAATCGCTCAGCTACCGTGACGGTAATGCGACCGTTACCGGCGCAGTCGTCGGACACGACGTGCTCGACGGAGTGATGAGTCGCGCTGGCGAGACCGTTGGCGTAACGCTCCGGCGTGTGTATCCACTTGGCGAAGAGGAGCAGGGAACGGTCGCTCAGGGGTGGGACCTCACGCCAAAACAGGAGGAGGCTCTGCGTGTTGCTATCGATTTGGGGTATTTCGAGATTCCACGCATGGCAGACGCCGCTACTGTGGCAAGCGAACTCAATCTCAGTAAATCCGCGTTTCTCGAACGACTCAGACGAGCCGAGCGAGCGGTGATTCCACAACTGTTCTCGTGA
- a CDS encoding MFS transporter, whose protein sequence is MTDRSALVYRFFLYRALVAEGFVYPIITIYALAQGLTFAAVGLATGVFFLGILIGEIPTGYLGDRIGRRNSLILGAVLLSITHIGFAFAETLVAFVGLYAFWGIAATFRSGSADAWLYDILSDIETDAEEKASRDRMSEAYTHIRGRATGAFYVSAATTALVGGLLYEIQPSLPFLAAAVTTALAALVVATLPEPSVTQERDSFSPAKARKALQVIVTDRRIGTFVLLSALILAVPETIEIFVQPVMLAMGIRPATLGPLYTGLMIAAAIGSSQAGRIRRWFGTERWYTIVPVALAGVLLLATQIPIVAVPAFFLARGVNMATDTLGNAFINDQIASHGRATALSGVSMVYALVFFLARASGGAVASITSPLTALATFGCLAVIVLFCVLTVSNPFTEHESTDDTIPSRL, encoded by the coding sequence GTGACCGATCGTTCTGCACTTGTCTACCGATTTTTTCTCTATCGTGCACTCGTCGCAGAAGGATTTGTCTATCCAATTATCACGATATACGCACTCGCACAGGGGCTTACGTTTGCCGCTGTCGGACTTGCGACCGGAGTATTCTTTCTTGGGATACTCATCGGTGAGATCCCAACGGGCTATCTCGGGGATCGGATTGGTCGGCGTAACAGCCTCATACTCGGAGCGGTGTTGCTCTCGATCACGCACATTGGCTTTGCATTCGCTGAGACGCTCGTCGCGTTCGTCGGACTCTATGCGTTCTGGGGGATAGCCGCGACGTTTCGCTCTGGAAGCGCCGATGCGTGGCTGTACGATATCCTCTCAGACATTGAGACAGACGCTGAAGAGAAAGCGTCTCGTGACCGCATGAGTGAGGCGTACACGCATATCCGTGGCCGGGCGACTGGTGCGTTCTACGTTTCTGCAGCCACGACTGCACTGGTTGGCGGGTTGCTGTATGAGATCCAGCCGTCGCTCCCGTTTCTCGCGGCCGCTGTCACGACTGCGCTCGCTGCGCTTGTCGTTGCAACGCTTCCCGAACCGTCTGTAACACAGGAGCGTGATAGTTTTTCGCCCGCGAAGGCGCGCAAAGCGCTCCAAGTAATCGTTACGGACCGTCGGATTGGAACGTTCGTGTTGCTATCAGCACTCATCCTCGCGGTTCCAGAGACGATTGAGATATTCGTCCAACCGGTGATGCTAGCGATGGGAATCCGTCCAGCGACGCTTGGACCGCTGTATACAGGGCTTATGATCGCAGCGGCGATCGGTTCGTCCCAAGCAGGGCGGATCAGACGGTGGTTCGGGACAGAGCGGTGGTATACGATTGTTCCAGTCGCCCTCGCCGGTGTGTTGTTGCTCGCTACACAGATTCCGATCGTTGCGGTACCTGCGTTCTTTCTCGCCCGAGGAGTCAATATGGCGACAGATACGCTGGGGAATGCGTTCATCAACGATCAAATCGCATCACACGGGCGGGCCACGGCGCTCAGTGGCGTTTCGATGGTGTACGCGCTCGTTTTCTTTCTTGCACGCGCAAGTGGTGGCGCAGTAGCGAGCATCACCTCACCGCTTACAGCTCTCGCCACGTTCGGGTGTCTCGCTGTCATCGTGCTTTTTTGCGTTCTGACGGTTTCAAATCCGTTCACCGAGCACGAAAGCACGGACGATACTATTCCAAGCAGATTGTGA
- a CDS encoding SDR family NAD(P)-dependent oxidoreductase: MGSTAYDYSGETVIVTGGSSGIGREIALRFAEAGATVLNADVREDPKNTNETEPTHELIEAAGGTATYVETDVTEPAQIASLIGEAREYGGVDVMINNAGLYIGKSLCEVSPEEFDRIHAVNVRGVFFGCQAAANDMIERDHSGVILNTASISSTHAQFDQVQYDSTKGAIRMVTRGAALELAEHGIRVNGVAPGQIATEFLEGWTETAQREAQEEKFLKPVPLRRAGRPADVAGAYLYLASDDASYVTGELLHVDGGWQIC; this comes from the coding sequence ATGGGTAGTACAGCGTATGATTACAGTGGTGAAACGGTCATTGTAACGGGAGGGAGTTCGGGGATCGGACGAGAGATTGCGCTTCGGTTTGCCGAAGCTGGCGCAACGGTGTTGAACGCCGATGTTCGTGAAGATCCTAAGAATACGAACGAAACTGAACCGACCCACGAGCTGATCGAGGCAGCAGGAGGAACAGCAACGTACGTCGAAACAGATGTGACTGAGCCAGCACAGATTGCGTCACTCATCGGGGAAGCTCGTGAGTACGGTGGCGTCGATGTAATGATCAACAACGCAGGGCTCTACATCGGAAAATCCCTGTGTGAGGTGAGCCCCGAGGAGTTCGACCGGATCCACGCGGTGAACGTTCGGGGTGTATTCTTCGGCTGTCAGGCCGCAGCAAACGACATGATCGAGCGCGATCACTCCGGGGTCATCCTGAACACGGCCTCGATCAGTTCCACACATGCACAGTTCGATCAGGTGCAGTACGACTCGACGAAAGGAGCGATTCGGATGGTCACTCGCGGCGCGGCACTCGAACTCGCAGAACACGGTATTCGAGTTAATGGTGTTGCGCCCGGACAGATCGCAACGGAGTTTCTCGAAGGATGGACGGAAACAGCACAACGAGAAGCACAGGAGGAGAAATTCCTCAAGCCAGTTCCGTTGCGTCGGGCCGGACGTCCAGCAGACGTGGCCGGTGCGTATCTGTATCTCGCAAGTGACGATGCGAGCTACGTGACCGGTGAGCTGCTCCACGTCGACGGTGGCTGGCAGATCTGTTGA
- a CDS encoding rhodanese-like domain-containing protein: MNGRSPTRRHLLQMTGASLVLGISGCLGGKDTSSDSEQSDGYAPQSKNGTEKTNGTKTKSVDVSSFPTRPTRGTSVPLVPIDVAHDWYVRREARFADARGETGYEKAHIKGAVLSPAPKGQTQNDPVENWPKSDRIITYCACPHHLSSLRAANLINQGYKNVFALDDGFLAWMKRKYPVVGSEATQQPNVQVINGQTAPQYAGKTAWAYHRPSGQREATTIESKGLYSLRLPFYDVTGDSLIEIETPDYIIEKSLSVLTSKTITPEGTLSVK, from the coding sequence ATGAACGGTCGATCGCCCACTCGTCGACACCTTCTTCAGATGACTGGAGCGTCGCTTGTGCTCGGTATCAGTGGCTGTCTTGGTGGTAAGGACACGTCGAGCGACTCAGAACAAAGCGACGGATACGCCCCTCAGTCCAAGAATGGGACGGAAAAGACGAATGGTACGAAAACGAAGTCGGTCGACGTGAGCTCGTTCCCGACACGACCGACCCGTGGGACATCGGTGCCGCTTGTTCCGATCGACGTTGCACACGACTGGTACGTTCGGCGCGAGGCACGATTCGCCGACGCACGCGGGGAAACCGGATACGAGAAAGCACACATCAAAGGAGCGGTGTTGAGTCCAGCTCCGAAAGGACAAACGCAGAACGATCCTGTCGAGAACTGGCCGAAGTCAGACCGAATTATTACCTACTGCGCCTGTCCACACCATCTCTCCTCACTTCGTGCTGCAAACCTCATCAATCAAGGGTACAAGAACGTTTTTGCCCTCGATGACGGATTTCTCGCGTGGATGAAACGGAAATATCCGGTTGTGGGCTCAGAGGCCACCCAGCAACCGAATGTACAGGTCATTAACGGGCAGACAGCGCCACAGTATGCGGGTAAAACAGCGTGGGCATACCATCGACCGTCTGGCCAACGAGAAGCAACGACAATCGAATCGAAGGGACTCTACAGTCTTCGACTCCCGTTTTACGACGTTACTGGTGACTCTCTTATCGAGATCGAAACACCGGATTACATCATCGAAAAATCTCTCTCGGTGCTGACGAGCAAAACGATTACGCCCGAGGGAACGCTCTCCGTCAAGTGA
- the paaC gene encoding 1,2-phenylacetyl-CoA epoxidase subunit PaaC yields MASAMLSGPEDLTDREQAAVEALLFPLADEEFVIAERYIEWQVLSPTLESDLALSNIAQDELGHARLWYDLLQDFGYTESELLFERDPSDFTHAAFVELPFAEGDWADAIVRGYLYDVAEQLRLEALEGTSYPRIADRIGKVLGEESYHREHAQNWLERLCDDTDGREQVQSAVDRLFPYALALFEPLDADSERDIVDLGIRTESLADLREQWLGITVPFLESLGVEIPVPPTETDASTLPDQYGRNSDHTEHWSALHDDLTRTYRELGRTGTHRIMSDPDDAE; encoded by the coding sequence ATGGCAAGCGCGATGCTCTCTGGTCCCGAGGACTTGACCGACCGAGAGCAGGCGGCTGTCGAGGCACTCCTCTTTCCGCTGGCGGACGAAGAGTTCGTGATCGCGGAGCGATACATCGAGTGGCAAGTGCTCTCTCCCACGCTGGAGTCGGATCTTGCGCTCTCGAACATTGCACAGGACGAACTCGGGCACGCGCGATTGTGGTACGATCTCTTGCAGGATTTCGGATACACAGAATCGGAACTGCTCTTCGAACGCGACCCGTCGGACTTCACGCACGCGGCGTTCGTTGAACTCCCGTTCGCGGAGGGTGACTGGGCAGACGCCATTGTCCGGGGGTATCTCTACGATGTTGCCGAACAACTCCGATTGGAAGCGCTCGAAGGAACGTCGTATCCACGAATCGCAGACCGGATTGGGAAAGTGCTCGGCGAGGAGTCGTATCACCGCGAGCACGCCCAAAACTGGCTGGAGCGACTGTGTGACGACACTGACGGCCGCGAGCAGGTTCAGAGCGCAGTCGATCGGCTATTCCCGTACGCGCTTGCGCTGTTCGAGCCACTCGATGCCGACAGCGAACGAGACATCGTCGATCTCGGTATCCGAACCGAATCGCTCGCAGATCTGCGAGAACAGTGGCTCGGTATCACCGTGCCGTTCCTCGAATCACTCGGTGTGGAAATACCTGTCCCCCCGACTGAGACTGACGCCAGCACGCTCCCCGATCAATACGGTCGCAACAGCGATCATACGGAGCACTGGTCAGCGCTACACGACGACTTAACCCGTACGTACCGCGAGTTAGGACGGACCGGAACCCACCGTATTATGAGTGATCCGGATGATGCCGAATGA
- a CDS encoding MFS transporter translates to MLTLVEITQGVLVLAVPIAAVFGHLTVSVVLAVMVLLSLGGLPALPAQNATLPLVVSDDDLIGANSAFSVVTKTFGAIARGVAGALIALVGSVTLYLIDAATFALSALVFTSLSVPPRSGIEERALDLTGYVSDLRSGIDVLTSSTAGQMLIASRFANFLAGVTLAALPAFANTTGGSEVY, encoded by the coding sequence GTGCTAACTCTCGTCGAAATCACACAAGGTGTTCTCGTCCTCGCGGTCCCCATCGCCGCTGTATTCGGACATTTGACCGTGTCTGTCGTGTTGGCTGTGATGGTGTTGCTCTCGCTTGGCGGTCTTCCCGCGCTGCCAGCACAGAACGCAACCCTCCCACTGGTCGTCTCTGATGATGATCTTATCGGGGCAAATTCGGCGTTCTCGGTCGTCACGAAAACATTCGGTGCGATAGCGCGTGGCGTCGCCGGGGCGCTCATCGCTCTCGTCGGAAGCGTCACACTCTATCTCATCGACGCCGCGACGTTTGCACTCTCTGCGCTCGTTTTCACTTCACTCTCTGTCCCACCGCGATCGGGCATCGAAGAGCGTGCGCTCGATCTCACTGGATACGTTTCGGATCTCCGAAGCGGGATTGATGTGCTAACCAGTTCGACTGCTGGACAGATGCTCATCGCCAGCCGGTTTGCAAACTTTCTGGCGGGCGTCACACTGGCGGCTCTTCCCGCATTCGCCAACACTACGGGTGGTTCGGAGGTGTATTGA
- the paaA gene encoding 1,2-phenylacetyl-CoA epoxidase subunit PaaA → MNTAEAKERAGPRTFSPQDDMPEEYRKAATRMIQFHANSEIMGAYLEKPFIRQAPSLDRKLAFSAKVQDEIGHGQLLYRAAESLGIKTREQMLDELAAGEGKFLNCFHYPMTKWWETPMIAFFVDGAAMRRQATIKRTSWEPYAHAMDKICFEEGFHIKHGEDILRELATGTRREQELVQEAFDEWWPRILQFFGPTNDQSTHHDFAASVGLKTMSNDELRQAFLNAYLPKAEKYGLSIPDEPRIRYEDGRYEVVEDDLDWDEFWQVAKNEYDGSKEQIGSRADAQSAVEWARASLESHDSTQTPQAAD, encoded by the coding sequence ATGAATACAGCGGAGGCCAAAGAGCGGGCGGGACCACGCACGTTCAGTCCGCAGGACGATATGCCCGAGGAGTATCGTAAGGCTGCCACCCGGATGATTCAGTTTCACGCGAATTCTGAGATCATGGGCGCATACTTAGAAAAACCGTTCATCCGGCAAGCTCCGAGTCTCGACCGAAAGCTCGCGTTCTCCGCGAAGGTGCAAGATGAGATCGGACACGGGCAGCTCCTGTACAGAGCAGCGGAGTCCCTCGGCATCAAGACACGCGAACAGATGCTCGATGAACTGGCTGCAGGAGAGGGGAAATTCCTGAACTGCTTTCACTACCCGATGACAAAGTGGTGGGAGACGCCGATGATCGCCTTCTTCGTCGATGGGGCAGCGATGCGTCGACAAGCGACGATCAAGCGGACGAGTTGGGAACCGTACGCACACGCGATGGACAAGATCTGTTTCGAAGAGGGCTTTCACATCAAACACGGCGAAGACATCCTACGTGAACTCGCTACGGGGACTCGCCGCGAACAGGAGTTGGTACAGGAGGCGTTTGATGAGTGGTGGCCGCGAATTCTGCAGTTCTTCGGTCCGACGAACGATCAGAGCACACACCACGATTTCGCAGCCAGCGTCGGCCTGAAAACGATGAGCAACGACGAACTCCGGCAGGCGTTCCTCAATGCGTATCTCCCGAAAGCCGAGAAATACGGACTCTCTATCCCGGATGAGCCACGAATCCGCTACGAGGATGGACGCTACGAGGTCGTTGAGGATGACCTCGATTGGGACGAGTTCTGGCAGGTCGCGAAAAATGAGTACGACGGGAGCAAAGAACAGATCGGCTCACGGGCAGACGCACAGTCGGCTGTCGAGTGGGCACGAGCATCGCTCGAAAGCCACGACTCAACACAAACGCCGCAGGCGGCCGACTAA